In a single window of the Hippoglossus hippoglossus isolate fHipHip1 chromosome 7, fHipHip1.pri, whole genome shotgun sequence genome:
- the csde1 gene encoding cold shock domain-containing protein E1 isoform X6, with amino-acid sequence MGSPWKGFVEFTLPASPPTAFVSADLSSTSPVGLSLSPYGRSHIQVLSPVSEMERGSSEPPVARNTGSAPSTSTGPMSIPRSSSFSCHPQPGSKKHKRTPLYQRSMSFDPGMLHNNGHTAYANGSGPGIRETGVVEKLLTSYGFIQCSERQDRLFFHCSQYNGNLQDLKIGDDVEFEVSSDRRTGKRIAVKLLKIKPEVLPEERISGQVGPDLHAYPFTVLHGYIHPVVSSIPVHLDGKSGPVQVPNGSVCYERNGEVFYLTYTPEDVEGNIHLDTGDKVSFYMETNKHTGAVSARNIQLVKKKQMRCQGVVCATKEAFGFIERADVVKEIFFHYSEFKGDLEALQAGDDVEFTIKDRNGKEVATDVRLLPQGTVIFEDISIEQFEGTVVKVIPKVPTKNQNDPLPGRISSRIGFTDKELPFGEKDTKSKVTLLEGDHIQFNISTDRRDKLERATNIDVLPDTFDFTKETREMGVIAAIRDGFGFIKCVDRDARMFFHFSEVLEESQLHISDEVEFTVVPVGPVNKIFTKDMLSAQRNHAVRIKKLPKGTVSFHTQSEQRFMGVVEKEVIAVTTKNVSPTKGKEKKKDKESEEGVIGYEDCGVKLTVAYHTKDLEGGGLPQAGDKVEFSINEVKRTGQQSAVSIRVLNRTSSNAKRLHGFVATLKDNFGFIETANHDQEIFFHYSEMCGDLDSLELGDTVEYTLSKGKGNKVSAEKVTKVAAVNGIGEDVGAAVMMGKVIRPLRSVDPSQTEYQGLIEITEEGGTKGPSYPFGIMGMASKADCLQKGELVKFQVCTVSQTGQNMAYSVVPQRRALVECVKDQFGFITYEVGESKKLFFHVKEVQDGLELQTGDEVEFSVVLNQRTGKCSACNVRRVSEGPKPVATPRPDRLVNRLKSITLDDASAPRLVIVRQPRGPDNSKVPLSLLHCYCKFFLNSGLLEFCIILASTLTKFVFV; translated from the exons ATGGGCAGCCCCTGGAAAGGCTTTGTTGAGTTTACCTTGCCTGCGTCGCCACCCACCGCGTTTGTTAGCGCTGACCTGAGCAGCACCTCCCCTGTCGGACTCAGCCTGTCGCCATATGGCCGCTCC CATATTCAAGTCCTCTCCCCCGTGTCAGAAATGGAAAGAGGCTCCTCTGAACCGCCAGTGGCTCGCAACACTGGCTCTGCCCCATCCACCTCTACCGGTCCCATGTCTAtcccccgctcctcctccttctcttgcCACCCCCAACCAGGAAGCAAAAAACACAAGCGGACTCCCTTGTATCAGAGATCA ATGAGTTTTGACCCAGGAATGCTCCATAACAATGGGCACACTGCATACGCCAATGGCTCAGGACCAGGCATTAGAGAGACTGGCGTGGTGGAGAAGCTTCTGACTTCCTATGGGTTCATCCAGTGCTCTGAACGTCAGGATCGTCTCTTCTTCCACTGCTCTCAGTACAATGGCAACCTGCAGGATCTCAAAATAGGAG ATGATGTAGAGTTTGAGGTATCCTCTGACAGGCGCACTGGCAAGCGCATAGCAGTGAAGCTGCTTAAGATAAAGCCAGAGGTGCTGCCAGAGGAGCGCATCTCGGGCCAGGTGGGGCCAGACCTGCACGCCTATCCCTTTACTGTGCTGCATGGTTATATTCATCCA GTTGTCTCATCAATCCCAGTGCACTTGGATGGAAAGTCTGGTCCTGTGCAGGTTCCCAATGGCAGTGTCTGTTATGAAAGAAATGGG GAAGTGTTCTACCTTACCTACACTCCTGAGGATGTAGAGGGTAACATCCACCTGGACACCGGTGACAAAGTCAGCTTTTACATGGAGACCAACAAACA CACTGGTGCCGTTAGTGCTCGTAATATTCagctggtgaagaagaaacagatgCGGTGCCAGGGTGTGGTGTGCGCTACAAAG GAGGCCTTTGGATTCATCGAAAGGGCTGACGTGGTGAAGGAGATCTTCTTTCACTACAGTGAGTTCAAGGGTGATTTGGAGGCTCTGCAGGCTGGAGATGATGTCGAGTTCACCATCAAAGACAGAAAT GGTAAAGAAGTAGCTACTGATGTGAGGCTGCTCCCTCAAGGAACGGTCATTTTTGAGGATATCAGCATTGAGCAGTTTGAAGGCACTGTCGTCAAGGTCATTCCCAAGGTTCCCACCAAAAACCAG AACGACCCTCTCCCAGGTCGCATCAGTTCTCGAATTGGTTTCACTGACAAGGAGCTGCCGTTCGGGGAGAAGGACACAAAATCCAAGGTGACCCTTTTGGAGGGCGATCACATTCAGTTCAACATCTCCACCGACCGCAGAGACAAGCTGGAGAGGGCGACGAACATCGACGTCCTCCCAGACACCTTCGACTTCACCAAGGAGACGCGTGAAATG GGGGTGATTGCGGCTATACGCGATGGCTTTGGCTTCATAAAGTGTGTGGATCGGGATGCTAGGATGTTCTTTCACTTCAGTGAAGTGCTGGAGGAGAGCCAACTGCACATCTCGGATGAAGTGGAGTTTACTGTTGTGCCTGTAGGTCCTGTTAATAAGATTTTCACCAAA GATATGCTGTCTGCTCAGAGGAACCATGCCGTGCGCATCAAGAAGCTGCCCAAGGGCACTGTGTCTTTCCATACCCAGTCTGAGCAGCGCTTCATGGGTGTGGTGGAGAAAGAAGTTATTGCTGTCACCACAAAGAATGTCAGTCCTACCAAGGGCAAGGAGAAG AAAAAAGACAAG GAATCGGAGGAAGGAGTTATTGGATATGAAGACTGTGGAGTGAAGCTCACTGTGGCATACCATACTAAAGACCTAGAGGGAGGAGGTCTCCCACAGGCTGGAGACAAG GTGGAGTTCTCTATCAACGAAGTGAAGCGAACCGGCCAGCAGAGCGCAGTCTCCATCAGGGTCCTCAACCGTACCTCCTCCAATGCCAAGAGACTACATGGATTTGTTGCCACACTGAAGGACAACTTTGGCTTCATTGAGACAGCAAATCATGACCAAGAGATTTTCTTTCACTACAG tgAGATGTGTGGAGACTTGGACAGTTTGGAGCTGGGCGACACAGTGGAGTACACGCTCTCtaaaggaaaaggaaacaaagtCAGTGCTGAAAAGGTTACCAAAGTGGCTGCAG TGAATGGCATTGGCGAGGATGTTGGTGCGGCAGTGATGATGGGCAAAGTCATCCGTCCTTTACGCAGTGTAGACCCCTCCCAAACAGAATACCAAGGGCTTATTGAAATCACAGAGGAAG GTGGAACAAAAGGTCCAAGTTATCCCTTTGGAATCATGGGTATGGCCAGCAAGGCAGATTGTCTGCAGAAAGGAGAACTTGTGAAGTTCCAGGTTTGCACAGTATCCCAGACTGGACAGAATATGGCCTATAGTGTTGTCCCCCAGCGTAGAGCCTTGGTGGAGTGTGTCAAAGACCAG TTTGGCTTCATCACATATGAGGTCGGTGAGAGCAAGAAACTGTTCTTCCACGTAAAAGAAGTGCAAGATGGCCTGGAGCTCCAAACCGGGGATGAGGTGGAGTTCTCGGTCGTCCTTAATCAACGCACAGGAAAATGTAGTGCCTGCAATGTTCGCAGAGTCAG CGAGGGGCCTAAACCAGTGGCAACTCCTCGCCCTGACCGTCTGGTGAACCGATTGAAGAGCATCACCCTTGATGATGCCAGTGCTCCTCGTCTGGTCATCGTTAGACAGCCCCGCGGTCCTGACAACTCAAAGGTACCACTGAGCCTACTGCACTGCTACTGCAAGTTTTTCCTGAACT CTGGATTACTTGAATTTTGTATTATATTGGCATCAACTTtaacaaagtttgtttttgtatag
- the csde1 gene encoding cold shock domain-containing protein E1 isoform X13: MGSPWKGFVEFTLPASPPTAFVSADLSSTSPVGLSLSPYGRSHIQVLSPVSEMERGSSEPPVARNTGSAPSTSTGPMSIPRSSSFSCHPQPGSKKHKRTPLYQRSMSFDPGMLHNNGHTAYANGSGPGIRETGVVEKLLTSYGFIQCSERQDRLFFHCSQYNGNLQDLKIGDDVEFEVSSDRRTGKRIAVKLLKIKPEVLPEERISGQVGPDLHAYPFTVLHGYIHPVVSSIPVHLDGKSGPVQVPNGSVCYERNGEVFYLTYTPEDVEGNIHLDTGDKVSFYMETNKHTGAVSARNIQLVKKKQMRCQGVVCATKEAFGFIERADVVKEIFFHYSEFKGDLEALQAGDDVEFTIKDRNGKEVATDVRLLPQGTVIFEDISIEQFEGTVVKVIPKVPTKNQNDPLPGRISSRIGFTDKELPFGEKDTKSKVTLLEGDHIQFNISTDRRDKLERATNIDVLPDTFDFTKETREMGVIAAIRDGFGFIKCVDRDARMFFHFSEVLEESQLHISDEVEFTVVPVGPVNKIFTKDMLSAQRNHAVRIKKLPKGTVSFHTQSEQRFMGVVEKEVIAVTTKNVSPTKGKEKKKDKGKVVEKESEEGVIGYEDCGVKLTVAYHTKDLEGGGLPQAGDKVEFSINEVKRTGQQSAVSIRVLNRTSSNAKRLHGFVATLKDNFGFIETANHDQEIFFHYSEMCGDLDSLELGDTVEYTLSKGKGNKVSAEKVTKVAAVNGIGEDVGAAVMMGKVIRPLRSVDPSQTEYQGLIEITEEGGTKGPSYPFGIMGMASKADCLQKGELVKFQVCTVSQTGQNMAYSVVPQRRALVECVKDQFGFITYEVGESKKLFFHVKEVQDGLELQTGDEVEFSVVLNQRTGKCSACNVRRVSEGPKPVATPRPDRLVNRLKSITLDDASAPRLVIVRQPRGPDNSKGFNVERKTRQPGVID; the protein is encoded by the exons ATGGGCAGCCCCTGGAAAGGCTTTGTTGAGTTTACCTTGCCTGCGTCGCCACCCACCGCGTTTGTTAGCGCTGACCTGAGCAGCACCTCCCCTGTCGGACTCAGCCTGTCGCCATATGGCCGCTCC CATATTCAAGTCCTCTCCCCCGTGTCAGAAATGGAAAGAGGCTCCTCTGAACCGCCAGTGGCTCGCAACACTGGCTCTGCCCCATCCACCTCTACCGGTCCCATGTCTAtcccccgctcctcctccttctcttgcCACCCCCAACCAGGAAGCAAAAAACACAAGCGGACTCCCTTGTATCAGAGATCA ATGAGTTTTGACCCAGGAATGCTCCATAACAATGGGCACACTGCATACGCCAATGGCTCAGGACCAGGCATTAGAGAGACTGGCGTGGTGGAGAAGCTTCTGACTTCCTATGGGTTCATCCAGTGCTCTGAACGTCAGGATCGTCTCTTCTTCCACTGCTCTCAGTACAATGGCAACCTGCAGGATCTCAAAATAGGAG ATGATGTAGAGTTTGAGGTATCCTCTGACAGGCGCACTGGCAAGCGCATAGCAGTGAAGCTGCTTAAGATAAAGCCAGAGGTGCTGCCAGAGGAGCGCATCTCGGGCCAGGTGGGGCCAGACCTGCACGCCTATCCCTTTACTGTGCTGCATGGTTATATTCATCCA GTTGTCTCATCAATCCCAGTGCACTTGGATGGAAAGTCTGGTCCTGTGCAGGTTCCCAATGGCAGTGTCTGTTATGAAAGAAATGGG GAAGTGTTCTACCTTACCTACACTCCTGAGGATGTAGAGGGTAACATCCACCTGGACACCGGTGACAAAGTCAGCTTTTACATGGAGACCAACAAACA CACTGGTGCCGTTAGTGCTCGTAATATTCagctggtgaagaagaaacagatgCGGTGCCAGGGTGTGGTGTGCGCTACAAAG GAGGCCTTTGGATTCATCGAAAGGGCTGACGTGGTGAAGGAGATCTTCTTTCACTACAGTGAGTTCAAGGGTGATTTGGAGGCTCTGCAGGCTGGAGATGATGTCGAGTTCACCATCAAAGACAGAAAT GGTAAAGAAGTAGCTACTGATGTGAGGCTGCTCCCTCAAGGAACGGTCATTTTTGAGGATATCAGCATTGAGCAGTTTGAAGGCACTGTCGTCAAGGTCATTCCCAAGGTTCCCACCAAAAACCAG AACGACCCTCTCCCAGGTCGCATCAGTTCTCGAATTGGTTTCACTGACAAGGAGCTGCCGTTCGGGGAGAAGGACACAAAATCCAAGGTGACCCTTTTGGAGGGCGATCACATTCAGTTCAACATCTCCACCGACCGCAGAGACAAGCTGGAGAGGGCGACGAACATCGACGTCCTCCCAGACACCTTCGACTTCACCAAGGAGACGCGTGAAATG GGGGTGATTGCGGCTATACGCGATGGCTTTGGCTTCATAAAGTGTGTGGATCGGGATGCTAGGATGTTCTTTCACTTCAGTGAAGTGCTGGAGGAGAGCCAACTGCACATCTCGGATGAAGTGGAGTTTACTGTTGTGCCTGTAGGTCCTGTTAATAAGATTTTCACCAAA GATATGCTGTCTGCTCAGAGGAACCATGCCGTGCGCATCAAGAAGCTGCCCAAGGGCACTGTGTCTTTCCATACCCAGTCTGAGCAGCGCTTCATGGGTGTGGTGGAGAAAGAAGTTATTGCTGTCACCACAAAGAATGTCAGTCCTACCAAGGGCAAGGAGAAG AAAAAAGACAAG GGTAAAGTCGTAGAAAAG GAATCGGAGGAAGGAGTTATTGGATATGAAGACTGTGGAGTGAAGCTCACTGTGGCATACCATACTAAAGACCTAGAGGGAGGAGGTCTCCCACAGGCTGGAGACAAG GTGGAGTTCTCTATCAACGAAGTGAAGCGAACCGGCCAGCAGAGCGCAGTCTCCATCAGGGTCCTCAACCGTACCTCCTCCAATGCCAAGAGACTACATGGATTTGTTGCCACACTGAAGGACAACTTTGGCTTCATTGAGACAGCAAATCATGACCAAGAGATTTTCTTTCACTACAG tgAGATGTGTGGAGACTTGGACAGTTTGGAGCTGGGCGACACAGTGGAGTACACGCTCTCtaaaggaaaaggaaacaaagtCAGTGCTGAAAAGGTTACCAAAGTGGCTGCAG TGAATGGCATTGGCGAGGATGTTGGTGCGGCAGTGATGATGGGCAAAGTCATCCGTCCTTTACGCAGTGTAGACCCCTCCCAAACAGAATACCAAGGGCTTATTGAAATCACAGAGGAAG GTGGAACAAAAGGTCCAAGTTATCCCTTTGGAATCATGGGTATGGCCAGCAAGGCAGATTGTCTGCAGAAAGGAGAACTTGTGAAGTTCCAGGTTTGCACAGTATCCCAGACTGGACAGAATATGGCCTATAGTGTTGTCCCCCAGCGTAGAGCCTTGGTGGAGTGTGTCAAAGACCAG TTTGGCTTCATCACATATGAGGTCGGTGAGAGCAAGAAACTGTTCTTCCACGTAAAAGAAGTGCAAGATGGCCTGGAGCTCCAAACCGGGGATGAGGTGGAGTTCTCGGTCGTCCTTAATCAACGCACAGGAAAATGTAGTGCCTGCAATGTTCGCAGAGTCAG CGAGGGGCCTAAACCAGTGGCAACTCCTCGCCCTGACCGTCTGGTGAACCGATTGAAGAGCATCACCCTTGATGATGCCAGTGCTCCTCGTCTGGTCATCGTTAGACAGCCCCGCGGTCCTGACAACTCAAAG GGCTTCAATGTGGAGCGCAAGACTCGTCAGCCTGGCGTCATCGACTGA
- the csde1 gene encoding cold shock domain-containing protein E1 isoform X12 has protein sequence MGSPWKGFVEFTLPASPPTAFVSADLSSTSPVGLSLSPYGRSHIQVLSPVSEMERGSSEPPVARNTGSAPSTSTGPMSIPRSSSFSCHPQPGSKKHKRTPLYQRSMSFDPGMLHNNGHTAYANGSGPGIRETGVVEKLLTSYGFIQCSERQDRLFFHCSQYNGNLQDLKIGDDVEFEVSSDRRTGKRIAVKLLKIKPEVLPEERISGQVVSSIPVHLDGKSGPVQVPNGSVCYERNGEVFYLTYTPEDVEGNIHLDTGDKVSFYMETNKHTGAVSARNIQLVKKKQMRCQGVVCATKEAFGFIERADVVKEIFFHYSEFKGDLEALQAGDDVEFTIKDRNGKEVATDVRLLPQGTVIFEDISIEQFEGTVVKVIPKVPTKNQNDPLPGRISSRIGFTDKELPFGEKDTKSKVTLLEGDHIQFNISTDRRDKLERATNIDVLPDTFDFTKETREMGVIAAIRDGFGFIKCVDRDARMFFHFSEVLEESQLHISDEVEFTVVPVGPVNKIFTKDMLSAQRNHAVRIKKLPKGTVSFHTQSEQRFMGVVEKEVIAVTTKNVSPTKGKEKKKDKGKVVEKESEEGVIGYEDCGVKLTVAYHTKDLEGGGLPQAGDKVEFSINEVKRTGQQSAVSIRVLNRTSSNAKRLHGFVATLKDNFGFIETANHDQEIFFHYSEMCGDLDSLELGDTVEYTLSKGKGNKVSAEKVTKVAAVNGIGEDVGAAVMMGKVIRPLRSVDPSQTEYQGLIEITEEGGTKGPSYPFGIMGMASKADCLQKGELVKFQVCTVSQTGQNMAYSVVPQRRALVECVKDQFGFITYEVGESKKLFFHVKEVQDGLELQTGDEVEFSVVLNQRTGKCSACNVRRVSEGPKPVATPRPDRLVNRLKSITLDDASAPRLVIVRQPRGPDNSKVPLSLLHCYCKFFLNSGLLEFCIILASTLTKFVFV, from the exons ATGGGCAGCCCCTGGAAAGGCTTTGTTGAGTTTACCTTGCCTGCGTCGCCACCCACCGCGTTTGTTAGCGCTGACCTGAGCAGCACCTCCCCTGTCGGACTCAGCCTGTCGCCATATGGCCGCTCC CATATTCAAGTCCTCTCCCCCGTGTCAGAAATGGAAAGAGGCTCCTCTGAACCGCCAGTGGCTCGCAACACTGGCTCTGCCCCATCCACCTCTACCGGTCCCATGTCTAtcccccgctcctcctccttctcttgcCACCCCCAACCAGGAAGCAAAAAACACAAGCGGACTCCCTTGTATCAGAGATCA ATGAGTTTTGACCCAGGAATGCTCCATAACAATGGGCACACTGCATACGCCAATGGCTCAGGACCAGGCATTAGAGAGACTGGCGTGGTGGAGAAGCTTCTGACTTCCTATGGGTTCATCCAGTGCTCTGAACGTCAGGATCGTCTCTTCTTCCACTGCTCTCAGTACAATGGCAACCTGCAGGATCTCAAAATAGGAG ATGATGTAGAGTTTGAGGTATCCTCTGACAGGCGCACTGGCAAGCGCATAGCAGTGAAGCTGCTTAAGATAAAGCCAGAGGTGCTGCCAGAGGAGCGCATCTCGGGCCAG GTTGTCTCATCAATCCCAGTGCACTTGGATGGAAAGTCTGGTCCTGTGCAGGTTCCCAATGGCAGTGTCTGTTATGAAAGAAATGGG GAAGTGTTCTACCTTACCTACACTCCTGAGGATGTAGAGGGTAACATCCACCTGGACACCGGTGACAAAGTCAGCTTTTACATGGAGACCAACAAACA CACTGGTGCCGTTAGTGCTCGTAATATTCagctggtgaagaagaaacagatgCGGTGCCAGGGTGTGGTGTGCGCTACAAAG GAGGCCTTTGGATTCATCGAAAGGGCTGACGTGGTGAAGGAGATCTTCTTTCACTACAGTGAGTTCAAGGGTGATTTGGAGGCTCTGCAGGCTGGAGATGATGTCGAGTTCACCATCAAAGACAGAAAT GGTAAAGAAGTAGCTACTGATGTGAGGCTGCTCCCTCAAGGAACGGTCATTTTTGAGGATATCAGCATTGAGCAGTTTGAAGGCACTGTCGTCAAGGTCATTCCCAAGGTTCCCACCAAAAACCAG AACGACCCTCTCCCAGGTCGCATCAGTTCTCGAATTGGTTTCACTGACAAGGAGCTGCCGTTCGGGGAGAAGGACACAAAATCCAAGGTGACCCTTTTGGAGGGCGATCACATTCAGTTCAACATCTCCACCGACCGCAGAGACAAGCTGGAGAGGGCGACGAACATCGACGTCCTCCCAGACACCTTCGACTTCACCAAGGAGACGCGTGAAATG GGGGTGATTGCGGCTATACGCGATGGCTTTGGCTTCATAAAGTGTGTGGATCGGGATGCTAGGATGTTCTTTCACTTCAGTGAAGTGCTGGAGGAGAGCCAACTGCACATCTCGGATGAAGTGGAGTTTACTGTTGTGCCTGTAGGTCCTGTTAATAAGATTTTCACCAAA GATATGCTGTCTGCTCAGAGGAACCATGCCGTGCGCATCAAGAAGCTGCCCAAGGGCACTGTGTCTTTCCATACCCAGTCTGAGCAGCGCTTCATGGGTGTGGTGGAGAAAGAAGTTATTGCTGTCACCACAAAGAATGTCAGTCCTACCAAGGGCAAGGAGAAG AAAAAAGACAAG GGTAAAGTCGTAGAAAAG GAATCGGAGGAAGGAGTTATTGGATATGAAGACTGTGGAGTGAAGCTCACTGTGGCATACCATACTAAAGACCTAGAGGGAGGAGGTCTCCCACAGGCTGGAGACAAG GTGGAGTTCTCTATCAACGAAGTGAAGCGAACCGGCCAGCAGAGCGCAGTCTCCATCAGGGTCCTCAACCGTACCTCCTCCAATGCCAAGAGACTACATGGATTTGTTGCCACACTGAAGGACAACTTTGGCTTCATTGAGACAGCAAATCATGACCAAGAGATTTTCTTTCACTACAG tgAGATGTGTGGAGACTTGGACAGTTTGGAGCTGGGCGACACAGTGGAGTACACGCTCTCtaaaggaaaaggaaacaaagtCAGTGCTGAAAAGGTTACCAAAGTGGCTGCAG TGAATGGCATTGGCGAGGATGTTGGTGCGGCAGTGATGATGGGCAAAGTCATCCGTCCTTTACGCAGTGTAGACCCCTCCCAAACAGAATACCAAGGGCTTATTGAAATCACAGAGGAAG GTGGAACAAAAGGTCCAAGTTATCCCTTTGGAATCATGGGTATGGCCAGCAAGGCAGATTGTCTGCAGAAAGGAGAACTTGTGAAGTTCCAGGTTTGCACAGTATCCCAGACTGGACAGAATATGGCCTATAGTGTTGTCCCCCAGCGTAGAGCCTTGGTGGAGTGTGTCAAAGACCAG TTTGGCTTCATCACATATGAGGTCGGTGAGAGCAAGAAACTGTTCTTCCACGTAAAAGAAGTGCAAGATGGCCTGGAGCTCCAAACCGGGGATGAGGTGGAGTTCTCGGTCGTCCTTAATCAACGCACAGGAAAATGTAGTGCCTGCAATGTTCGCAGAGTCAG CGAGGGGCCTAAACCAGTGGCAACTCCTCGCCCTGACCGTCTGGTGAACCGATTGAAGAGCATCACCCTTGATGATGCCAGTGCTCCTCGTCTGGTCATCGTTAGACAGCCCCGCGGTCCTGACAACTCAAAGGTACCACTGAGCCTACTGCACTGCTACTGCAAGTTTTTCCTGAACT CTGGATTACTTGAATTTTGTATTATATTGGCATCAACTTtaacaaagtttgtttttgtatag